Proteins from a genomic interval of Nostoc sp. TCL240-02:
- a CDS encoding tyrosine-type recombinase/integrase: MITLAALTTKFLERPGLAKGTLRSYESTILPLLKEYGRWSIEIIDRQVLMEYLNHLTDVSYTTHHRHQAVITALFNFAVDMGYLKSNPVAGLARRKPIREQGEHATDEAVRYLTQHQLSILYRVIKKDVRLSALVRLLHTSGARIAEVLALNFDDIDLKTRKFQVVGKGNKQRWCFYSEVASQSLNHYIKYYRHPNHTALFTAQQPKTLAVSRLSYRMAHKSWKSLIENIPELQGIRLHDLRHTFATERVGLMGIEELRALMGHESIQTTLRYQKVTSGRAEEVAQLAFKNLPNFSE; this comes from the coding sequence ATGATAACTTTAGCTGCTTTAACCACCAAGTTTTTAGAACGTCCAGGACTAGCCAAAGGTACTCTGCGTTCTTATGAGTCTACGATTCTCCCCTTACTCAAGGAATATGGGCGATGGTCAATAGAAATCATTGACAGACAAGTTTTGATGGAATATCTCAATCATTTAACCGATGTTTCCTATACTACACACCACCGTCATCAAGCTGTAATCACGGCTTTATTCAACTTCGCTGTTGATATGGGATATCTCAAATCCAATCCAGTTGCGGGACTTGCAAGACGCAAACCCATTCGAGAGCAAGGAGAACATGCTACGGATGAGGCTGTACGTTACCTTACTCAACACCAATTAAGTATCCTGTACCGTGTCATCAAAAAAGATGTTCGTTTGTCTGCATTGGTGCGTTTGTTGCATACTAGTGGCGCTAGGATTGCTGAGGTACTGGCTCTAAATTTCGATGACATAGACCTCAAAACCCGGAAATTTCAGGTTGTTGGGAAAGGCAACAAGCAACGGTGGTGTTTTTACAGTGAAGTAGCTTCTCAAAGTCTAAATCACTACATTAAATATTATAGACACCCCAACCATACAGCACTATTTACGGCTCAACAACCAAAAACTTTGGCTGTCTCCCGTCTGTCATACCGGATGGCGCATAAATCTTGGAAAAGCTTAATTGAGAACATTCCAGAACTCCAGGGGATTCGACTTCATGACCTTCGACATACTTTTGCTACAGAGCGAGTGGGATTAATGGGCATTGAAGAACTCAGGGCGCTCATGGGACATGAAAGCATTCAGACAACATTACGGTATCAGAAAGTCACGTCAGGGCGCGCCGAAGAAGTAGCACAATTAGCGTTTAAAAACTTACCAAATTTCTCAGAATAA
- a CDS encoding ParA family protein, producing the protein MKQIVLSLIANAGGVGKTTLSVHLAYEIVRRGFSVAILDLDPQRSLDVFCGIPPAEVSNTLVKALSKDFKGDWKLISVWEESKIQVCQGHPLMAEMANELVIRKRGEYTLSDRLKNYPLPHNLVILDCPATLGMLNVNALAASTHILVPVQLEMKAISGSAELVEWCISTSDELQLSPRPPILGFVPSMYDDTVAMHRQYLEQLPEITEHLQLKLYPKVRSSNEFKNASAHGLPLQKYRPKHPACKDFKQITDDLVALIKEKK; encoded by the coding sequence ATGAAGCAGATAGTTCTCTCACTGATAGCTAACGCAGGCGGTGTAGGTAAAACTACACTCAGTGTACATCTTGCATACGAGATAGTTCGGCGTGGCTTTTCCGTAGCAATACTTGACTTAGATCCACAACGCTCTTTAGATGTGTTTTGTGGGATACCACCTGCTGAAGTATCTAATACTTTAGTCAAAGCATTATCCAAAGATTTTAAGGGGGATTGGAAATTAATTTCGGTTTGGGAAGAATCAAAAATTCAAGTTTGCCAAGGACATCCATTAATGGCTGAAATGGCCAACGAATTAGTAATTAGGAAACGAGGAGAGTACACACTTAGCGATCGCTTAAAAAACTACCCATTACCTCATAACTTAGTAATCTTGGATTGTCCGGCCACATTGGGAATGCTGAATGTTAATGCTTTAGCCGCTTCAACTCACATATTAGTTCCAGTGCAATTAGAAATGAAAGCGATTTCTGGTTCAGCAGAATTGGTAGAATGGTGCATTTCAACCAGTGATGAGTTACAGTTATCACCTCGTCCACCAATTTTAGGGTTTGTGCCAAGTATGTATGATGATACCGTAGCGATGCACAGACAATATCTAGAGCAATTACCAGAAATCACTGAACATTTACAATTGAAACTTTACCCCAAAGTTCGTAGTTCCAATGAATTCAAAAATGCTAGCGCTCACGGGCTACCTTTACAAAAATACCGTCCCAAACATCCTGCTTGTAAAGATTTTAAGCAAATTACAGATGATTTAGTTGCTTTAATTAAGGAGAAAAAATAA
- a CDS encoding GNAT family N-acetyltransferase: MQRKIELKRGVDNTSVEAYLVDLVQRHIDDYVNYWVESLRLFSQEDKYWDWIFKLRYISNQENLEGYAIECENKTQGLMIIETQMHGSRLNVGKRLVYVDGIATAPTNRMEIQRPPQFKGVGQALLNFARIRSVELGYEGRIGLHSLPRSEGFYEKQNMLNCGSEEEYDNLVYFEYGVLRRR; the protein is encoded by the coding sequence GTGCAGCGAAAAATCGAGTTAAAAAGAGGTGTTGATAATACATCTGTTGAAGCCTATTTGGTAGATTTAGTCCAAAGACATATTGATGATTATGTCAATTATTGGGTAGAAAGCTTAAGGTTATTTAGTCAAGAAGATAAATACTGGGATTGGATATTCAAATTAAGATACATTTCCAATCAAGAAAATCTTGAAGGTTACGCAATTGAGTGCGAAAACAAAACTCAAGGATTAATGATAATAGAAACACAAATGCACGGTTCTCGGTTAAATGTTGGTAAGAGGCTAGTTTATGTTGATGGTATTGCCACTGCCCCCACTAACCGAATGGAAATTCAGCGTCCGCCTCAATTCAAAGGTGTTGGTCAAGCACTATTAAATTTCGCAAGAATTAGAAGTGTTGAGTTAGGGTATGAAGGTAGAATTGGGTTGCATTCCTTACCAAGGTCTGAAGGATTTTACGAAAAACAAAACATGTTGAACTGCGGTTCGGAAGAAGAATATGATAATTTAGTCTACTTTGAGTATGGTGTATTGAGACGAAGATAA
- a CDS encoding ParB N-terminal domain-containing protein gives MALPKIASKFSSAVQKTEQEQKIAELQIEIERLRTAQSPELENELQKLREQLQNQSGEVQVDLNLIDPNPNQPRQTITPELIQAKARLLKKHGQISAVILVRQSNGRYILLDGQLRTEGAKLLGWSTIRAVIVAMPNDLDQSALLTFLGFEDLNPLDKAEAVFKEVMKSANLSMDEVSTMLGTVIKRIERNGNSKELAKLMAVSVDEQQQGLELLEITGKEQSLLLVLLELGLNPSSVKANLMPMLYLPEDLKQVIRQHGLKGAHALALATLSAKALDISENQAASERIAATDEVLKKNLTVTETRELVRKIKIKYLKSNEQELKEVKIIFQKVNGISGDLLKKASSKQLHEMRSLFQEKLQEIDKVIATSK, from the coding sequence GTGGCTTTGCCTAAAATTGCTAGTAAATTTAGTAGTGCAGTTCAAAAAACTGAGCAAGAACAAAAAATTGCTGAACTTCAAATAGAAATAGAAAGACTCAGAACCGCACAATCTCCTGAATTAGAGAATGAACTGCAAAAACTCCGAGAACAACTTCAAAATCAATCAGGAGAAGTACAAGTTGATTTAAATCTCATTGACCCGAATCCTAATCAGCCTCGGCAGACAATTACACCAGAATTAATACAAGCAAAAGCACGATTACTCAAAAAACACGGGCAGATTTCAGCAGTCATCTTAGTCAGACAGAGTAATGGTCGTTACATACTGTTAGATGGGCAGCTACGTACTGAAGGAGCTAAATTACTAGGCTGGTCAACTATTCGTGCAGTAATAGTGGCAATGCCTAATGACTTAGATCAATCTGCATTATTAACTTTTCTTGGCTTTGAAGACTTGAATCCTTTAGATAAAGCAGAGGCAGTATTTAAAGAAGTAATGAAGTCCGCTAATTTGTCAATGGATGAAGTTTCCACAATGTTGGGAACGGTAATTAAAAGAATAGAGAGAAATGGAAATAGTAAAGAGCTAGCAAAATTGATGGCTGTTAGCGTTGATGAACAGCAACAGGGCTTAGAACTATTGGAAATTACAGGCAAAGAACAGAGTCTACTACTAGTGCTGCTAGAGTTAGGGTTAAATCCTAGTTCTGTGAAAGCTAATCTAATGCCGATGCTTTATCTGCCTGAAGATTTAAAACAGGTCATCAGGCAGCATGGACTCAAAGGCGCTCATGCTTTAGCATTGGCAACTCTATCTGCCAAGGCATTAGACATCTCCGAAAATCAAGCAGCATCAGAACGGATTGCAGCAACAGATGAAGTCTTGAAGAAAAATCTGACAGTAACAGAAACTCGTGAACTGGTTAGAAAAATTAAGATCAAGTATTTAAAGTCAAATGAACAAGAGTTAAAAGAGGTAAAAATAATATTTCAAAAAGTTAATGGAATTTCTGGAGATTTGCTTAAAAAAGCTAGTAGTAAACAACTTCACGAAATGCGCTCTCTTTTTCAGGAGAAATTACAAGAAATTGACAAAGTTATTGCTACAAGTAAATAA
- a CDS encoding siphovirus Gp157 family protein, which yields MTQAIEREINQLTLKELSLDAAKLWSQIEEASELGEQGNVEQLLQEVMGVQDGIETKIDAIAWVVDQLNLDLETWEERKARVAELHDRVISRRKTQLEQIKHTLIHLHEIGLISDKNIGKERIIEIRDNPPKVAKLLVEVDDEDFPDEFRVIKYQANNKAILEAYKSGKDISNLAEVSIGKGSISLFKVAQTDNNPLR from the coding sequence ATGACTCAAGCAATTGAACGCGAAATCAACCAACTCACTCTCAAAGAATTAAGCCTAGATGCTGCTAAACTTTGGTCACAGATAGAAGAAGCAAGCGAGTTAGGCGAACAGGGTAATGTAGAACAACTCTTACAAGAAGTTATGGGTGTTCAAGATGGTATCGAAACCAAAATCGATGCGATCGCCTGGGTAGTTGACCAGTTAAATCTTGACCTTGAAACCTGGGAGGAAAGAAAAGCGCGAGTAGCCGAACTCCACGACCGGGTAATTTCACGTCGCAAAACTCAACTTGAACAAATCAAGCACACCCTTATCCACCTACACGAGATTGGATTAATTAGTGACAAAAACATCGGTAAAGAAAGGATAATTGAAATCAGGGATAACCCACCAAAGGTCGCTAAATTACTAGTAGAAGTAGATGATGAAGATTTTCCTGATGAATTTAGAGTTATTAAGTACCAAGCTAATAATAAGGCAATTCTTGAAGCTTATAAATCTGGTAAAGATATTAGCAATCTTGCCGAGGTAAGTATCGGGAAGGGGAGCATCTCACTTTTTAAAGTGGCTCAAACTGACAATAATCCATTGAGGTAA
- a CDS encoding HU family DNA-binding protein — MNKGELVDAVAAKTNITKKQADEVISAFLSVVIEAVANGEKITLVGFGSFERRERSEREGRNPKTNEPMTIPATKVPAFSAGKQFKEKVAP; from the coding sequence ATGAACAAGGGTGAATTAGTGGATGCTGTAGCAGCAAAGACCAACATCACAAAAAAGCAAGCTGATGAAGTCATTAGTGCTTTTTTGTCAGTAGTTATTGAAGCTGTAGCGAATGGAGAGAAGATAACGCTGGTAGGGTTTGGATCATTCGAGCGACGCGAACGCTCAGAACGTGAAGGGCGTAATCCCAAAACCAATGAGCCAATGACTATCCCAGCGACCAAAGTACCTGCATTTTCTGCTGGAAAGCAGTTTAAAGAAAAAGTAGCGCCATAG
- a CDS encoding ISKra4 family transposase (programmed frameshift) has protein sequence MTPEQKQALQKHIQAIAKILYEDTSKEKLTNLAAIEEAVRSQMQKHVMPEVGGFFIETITGTTAGYQRRLKSILGELAITSKQAIELEVAPSTQLSPYLETCCLRVSANVSYEDAASDIKYFTGIEVSHSSQQRLVHRQNFELPTPEQTIEELSVDGGNIRVRTPKGQICAWLGYKAISLHHLGILGTSFQNNQIVIDWVNDQPLASPLTCIGDGHDGIWNIIDQLAPDAQRREILDWFHLIENLHKVGGSQKRLKQAQNLLWKGQVEATIALFTDCKGKQVQNFCRYLDKHRNRIINYEYYQAEEICSIGSGSVESAVKQVDRRTKISGAQWKRENVPQVLAHRCAYLNGLLSV, from the exons ATGACCCCAGAACAAAAGCAAGCTCTTCAAAAACATATTCAGGCGATTGCTAAAATATTGTATGAAGATACGTCAAAAGAAAAGCTCACAAATCTTGCAGCAATTGAAGAAGCAGTGCGGAGTCAAATGCAGAAGCATGTTATGCCAGAAGTAGGGG GTTTTTTTATCGAAACGATTACAGGGACAACCGCAGGATACCAACGACGGCTCAAAAGCATTCTTGGAGAGTTAGCAATAACGAGCAAACAAGCCATTGAATTAGAAGTCGCACCAAGTACTCAACTGAGTCCATATCTAGAAACTTGTTGTTTGAGGGTAAGTGCGAATGTCAGCTATGAAGATGCGGCATCAGACATCAAGTATTTTACGGGCATAGAGGTTTCTCACAGCAGTCAACAGAGATTAGTGCATCGCCAGAATTTTGAGTTGCCAACACCAGAACAGACAATTGAAGAATTAAGCGTCGATGGTGGAAACATCCGTGTCCGAACTCCTAAAGGTCAAATATGTGCATGGCTTGGCTATAAAGCAATTAGCTTACATCATCTCGGAATCTTGGGAACTTCATTTCAGAATAATCAGATTGTGATTGATTGGGTTAATGACCAACCACTGGCTAGCCCACTCACTTGTATTGGTGATGGACATGACGGCATTTGGAATATAATTGACCAATTAGCACCTGATGCACAACGTCGAGAAATACTTGATTGGTTCCATTTAATAGAAAACCTCCACAAAGTTGGGGGTTCACAAAAACGCTTGAAACAAGCACAAAATCTACTATGGAAAGGCCAAGTTGAGGCTACTATTGCCTTATTTACAGATTGTAAAGGCAAACAAGTACAAAACTTTTGCCGTTATCTTGATAAGCATCGCAATCGCATTATCAACTACGAATATTATCAAGCTGAAGAAATTTGTTCAATTGGTTCAGGTTCAGTTGAATCTGCCGTTAAACAGGTTGACCGTCGAACAAAAATTTCCGGGGCACAATGGAAACGAGAAAATGTGCCTCAAGTCCTAGCCCATCGCTGTGCTTACCTCAATGGATTATTGTCAGTTTGA
- a CDS encoding zinc ribbon domain-containing protein — MVITEHSTLPTGEEGLANYVQRLRGHLCLTQKELSFKAGIHIQTIRKIEGGQTSRLNQKAKGGLASALGIPPEYLDAAAKKVSPETITSLKFCPKCWTPGTTPDPMWTDLRSKYCFACGTALRNRCVSCNEPIMSLKFKFCPYCGANYKQNQTTA, encoded by the coding sequence ATAGTGATAACAGAACATTCGACGCTTCCCACGGGGGAAGAAGGGCTTGCTAATTACGTCCAGAGATTGCGAGGTCATCTTTGTTTAACCCAAAAAGAGTTGAGTTTCAAAGCGGGGATACATATCCAGACCATCCGCAAAATTGAAGGTGGACAAACTTCAAGGCTCAATCAAAAGGCTAAAGGTGGTCTGGCTTCGGCGTTGGGGATACCACCAGAGTACTTGGATGCAGCAGCTAAGAAAGTCTCTCCAGAAACCATAACTTCACTCAAGTTTTGCCCCAAATGTTGGACTCCAGGAACTACCCCTGACCCCATGTGGACTGACTTACGGTCAAAGTATTGCTTTGCTTGTGGTACAGCCTTACGGAATCGCTGTGTTAGTTGCAATGAACCAATTATGTCGCTGAAATTCAAATTTTGCCCTTACTGCGGCGCGAATTACAAACAAAATCAAACTACTGCTTGA
- a CDS encoding ParM/StbA family protein translates to MSNIHTLQKIFPAGFDNGYGSLKLLVEGFEVIRVPSYISTAEMEDVPGRVVFNGSAYTVGESAYRTGNYFDRNTDNNENKVNNALLTLLGTLAHLPHRKAWHLKLVVSLHDVGLANELQKVLNGEYQPILAGKQSEVKVEVLKVVLEGMGALFGHQLPKKLTILDFGNGTTLYSRYNRGQREVHTAYPIGVEVLIDDISQKMKHLNGGKIGDASKIRFCLEMGHTRYSRDIDIKDIYSACLKDWYEKYLKKVVNLTLDAKHQGDEIWAIGGGCLLPGFKKLLEKNGFKILDNPVEANVFGLLEIAKTISSKNSTTTSLK, encoded by the coding sequence ATGTCAAATATTCACACCTTGCAAAAAATTTTTCCGGCGGGTTTCGATAACGGTTACGGAAGCCTAAAACTTTTAGTCGAAGGGTTTGAAGTCATCCGTGTGCCGAGCTATATTTCAACAGCCGAGATGGAAGATGTGCCCGGACGGGTAGTTTTTAACGGTAGTGCTTACACAGTCGGAGAATCAGCTTACCGGACAGGAAATTATTTTGACCGCAACACAGACAATAATGAAAATAAAGTCAATAATGCGTTGTTGACTTTATTGGGTACATTGGCACATCTACCACACCGTAAGGCTTGGCATTTAAAATTGGTCGTCAGCTTACATGATGTCGGTCTGGCTAACGAATTGCAAAAAGTACTCAATGGAGAATATCAGCCAATACTTGCTGGCAAGCAATCAGAAGTAAAAGTAGAAGTGCTGAAAGTGGTACTAGAGGGTATGGGTGCATTATTTGGGCATCAACTACCAAAAAAACTAACCATTTTAGACTTTGGCAATGGTACAACCCTATATTCTCGTTACAACCGGGGTCAACGAGAAGTTCATACTGCCTACCCCATAGGTGTAGAAGTTCTCATCGATGATATTTCCCAGAAGATGAAACATTTAAATGGCGGAAAAATTGGCGATGCTTCCAAGATTCGATTTTGTCTGGAAATGGGGCATACCCGATACAGCCGTGACATCGATATCAAAGACATATACAGTGCGTGTTTGAAAGACTGGTATGAAAAATACTTGAAGAAAGTGGTGAATTTGACGCTTGATGCCAAGCACCAGGGGGATGAAATCTGGGCGATTGGTGGAGGCTGCCTGTTACCAGGATTTAAGAAGCTTTTAGAGAAAAATGGGTTTAAAATCCTGGACAATCCAGTAGAAGCCAATGTCTTTGGGCTTTTAGAGATAGCAAAGACCATCAGTAGCAAGAATTCAACTACTACATCTCTTAAGTGA
- a CDS encoding MFS transporter gives MAPDETLKRKVLNKVTRRLIPLLFVLYIIAYLDRVNVGFAALQMNHDLGFSSTIYGFGSGIFFLGYFLFEIPSNLILERIGARVWIARIVITWGVIAASMMFVKSPLSFYLLRFLLGIAEAGFFPGIILYLTYWFPTIQRAKTVALFMTATAIAGVVGAPLSGLLLTLHGFMGLAGWQWLFLVEGLPAIFMGFVVLSYLCERPEQAQWLEVEERLWLQERLRLENEHKTWHKSYTLLQSLVNPKVWLLSLIYFTLVIGLYGISFWLPQIIKGFSGLSDLWVAFLSVIPYLVGAIGMVFVGSHSDQTGERRAHVAIPAFIGAFGLVLSAYFHEPVTALASLSLAALGIWGALGPFWALPTAFLSGTAAAGSLALINSVGNLGGFVAPYVIGLIKDATNSFTGGLLLMAAALLVGGILALIVRHDSSLERLDTIST, from the coding sequence ATGGCACCAGATGAAACGCTCAAGCGAAAGGTATTAAACAAGGTAACTCGGCGGCTGATTCCCTTGTTATTTGTGCTTTATATCATTGCTTATTTGGATCGGGTTAATGTCGGTTTTGCCGCCTTGCAAATGAATCACGATTTGGGCTTTAGTTCCACAATCTATGGTTTCGGCTCAGGGATTTTCTTCCTGGGCTACTTTTTGTTTGAAATTCCTAGCAACCTTATCCTAGAAAGAATTGGTGCTAGGGTTTGGATTGCCCGGATTGTCATAACTTGGGGCGTAATTGCCGCAAGTATGATGTTTGTTAAAAGCCCTTTGAGCTTTTACTTATTACGTTTTTTATTAGGAATTGCCGAAGCTGGCTTTTTTCCTGGGATTATTCTTTACCTCACTTATTGGTTCCCAACAATTCAACGCGCTAAAACCGTAGCGTTATTTATGACAGCAACTGCCATCGCTGGGGTTGTGGGAGCGCCCCTTTCTGGTCTGCTGCTGACTCTACATGGATTTATGGGATTAGCCGGTTGGCAGTGGTTATTTTTAGTAGAGGGTTTACCCGCCATCTTTATGGGTTTTGTGGTGCTGAGTTATCTCTGCGAACGTCCAGAGCAAGCTCAATGGTTGGAAGTAGAAGAGCGTTTATGGCTCCAGGAGAGATTACGGCTAGAAAACGAACACAAAACTTGGCACAAGAGTTACACTTTACTCCAATCTCTTGTCAATCCTAAAGTTTGGTTACTGAGCCTGATTTATTTCACACTAGTAATTGGTCTTTATGGTATTAGTTTTTGGCTGCCACAAATTATTAAAGGTTTTTCTGGATTAAGTGACCTATGGGTGGCATTTCTTTCAGTTATTCCGTATCTTGTAGGTGCGATTGGAATGGTTTTTGTTGGTAGCCACTCAGACCAGACTGGAGAACGCCGCGCTCATGTGGCTATCCCAGCTTTTATTGGCGCATTTGGTCTAGTTTTGAGTGCTTACTTTCATGAGCCTGTGACTGCGCTAGCGTCCCTTTCGTTGGCAGCACTGGGAATTTGGGGAGCTTTAGGACCATTTTGGGCTTTACCCACTGCTTTTTTAAGTGGTACTGCTGCTGCTGGCTCCTTAGCATTAATTAACTCTGTAGGCAATTTAGGAGGATTTGTTGCTCCCTACGTTATCGGCTTAATTAAAGATGCCACTAATAGTTTTACCGGAGGGCTGCTTTTAATGGCGGCAGCACTGTTAGTTGGTGGAATTCTCGCTCTGATAGTGCGTCATGACTCTTCTCTAGAAAGACTCGATACTATCTCTACATGA
- a CDS encoding carboxylesterase — protein sequence MKVSIQNTVEILEQVHQLESTPGLKNEACRSKFLIHPYFTSKVFLFLHGFTAGPYQFEPLGQAFFNKGHNVLIPLQPGHGRSGNWSRKNPPPLPTDIQIYQQFLLKWLQIAKTLGQQVVIGGLSTGGTLAAWLALEHPQEIDSTLSLFCHSPR from the coding sequence ATGAAAGTTAGCATTCAAAATACAGTAGAAATTCTAGAGCAAGTTCACCAATTAGAGTCCACACCAGGTCTGAAAAATGAAGCCTGTCGCTCCAAATTTTTAATTCATCCTTACTTCACGTCAAAAGTTTTTTTGTTTTTGCATGGTTTTACAGCAGGACCCTACCAGTTTGAGCCGCTTGGTCAAGCCTTCTTTAACAAGGGACATAACGTTCTAATTCCTTTACAGCCCGGTCATGGACGCTCAGGAAACTGGAGTCGTAAAAATCCCCCACCACTCCCAACAGATATTCAGATATATCAACAATTTCTTCTCAAATGGTTGCAGATTGCAAAAACACTAGGTCAACAAGTTGTAATTGGTGGATTGTCAACAGGTGGAACTTTAGCTGCTTGGTTAGCTTTAGAGCATCCCCAGGAGATTGACAGCACTTTATCCCTCTTCTGTCACTCTCCGAGATAA